Proteins encoded together in one Stigmatella aurantiaca window:
- a CDS encoding FHA domain-containing protein — translation MSVRLTVTQRSEAGSAAKPTELVIDEAVITLGRDKACQVVLAQQAVSRNHARISQEGNLHFLEDLGSAYGTQINGKPLPKGEKHRLRNGDIIGIAQYDVRFSHVAAMSLNVGTDKTSFVARSLVKDVMRGLTSGEGPYFRIMNGPREGERIELNDAQEIIIGRDETADVTFAEDLVSRRHAKLRRDWSGTHVEDLGSRNGIKVNKKKINRKTLKDGDELEVGSTRLIYVDPTDLPEPSVVIPHEPVDDGVDEEEEEHTPNQPLPRAPPPKRPPKAEPPPEPPPPEPPPPEPEPEPVKAEEPPAPPPEPPRPIVREPPPEPVAAGGFTKQKLVPLVVMGVFALLAIGLIVALIAGA, via the coding sequence ATGAGCGTCCGGTTGACCGTCACGCAGCGCAGCGAGGCCGGCAGTGCCGCCAAGCCCACCGAGCTCGTCATCGACGAGGCGGTCATCACCCTGGGCCGCGACAAAGCCTGCCAGGTGGTGCTCGCGCAGCAAGCCGTCTCGCGCAACCATGCCCGTATCTCCCAGGAGGGCAACCTGCACTTCCTGGAGGACCTGGGCAGTGCCTACGGCACGCAGATCAATGGCAAACCCCTGCCCAAGGGCGAGAAGCACCGCCTGCGCAACGGGGACATCATCGGCATTGCCCAGTACGACGTGCGCTTCAGCCACGTGGCGGCCATGTCGCTCAACGTCGGCACGGACAAGACGTCCTTCGTGGCGCGCAGCCTGGTGAAGGACGTGATGCGCGGCCTCACCAGCGGCGAGGGGCCCTACTTCCGCATCATGAACGGCCCGCGCGAGGGCGAGCGCATCGAGCTCAACGACGCGCAGGAGATCATCATCGGCCGGGACGAGACGGCCGACGTCACCTTCGCCGAGGACCTGGTCTCCCGGCGCCACGCCAAGCTGCGCCGCGACTGGTCCGGCACGCACGTGGAGGACCTGGGCAGCCGCAACGGCATCAAGGTCAACAAGAAGAAGATCAACCGCAAGACGCTCAAGGACGGGGACGAGCTGGAGGTGGGCAGCACCCGCCTCATCTACGTGGACCCCACGGACCTGCCCGAGCCCTCGGTGGTGATTCCCCACGAGCCCGTGGACGACGGGGTCGACGAGGAGGAAGAGGAGCACACGCCCAACCAGCCCCTTCCGCGGGCCCCGCCGCCCAAGCGCCCGCCGAAGGCCGAGCCTCCGCCCGAGCCGCCTCCCCCCGAACCGCCCCCGCCGGAGCCGGAGCCCGAGCCCGTCAAGGCCGAGGAGCCCCCGGCCCCGCCGCCCGAGCCCCCGCGCCCCATCGTGAGGGAGCCGCCCCCGGAGCCCGTGGCCGCCGGAGGTTTCACGAAGCAGAAGCTGGTGCCGCTGGTGGTGATGGGGGTCTTCGCCCTGCTCGCCATTGGCCTCATCGTGGCGCTGATCGCCGGGGCGTGA
- a CDS encoding methionyl-tRNA formyltransferase has protein sequence MMLASPPSGGAHIQYDGWRIALLTVSPLVVASMSQLLPARGHTLAAVMTTGPGGPRPRTELGRSMMHQVIQQIPPSADILLPSRRDRIAPLLKAVQPDLILSFFFPWRIPPEALALPPQGALNAHPGRLPRYRGPNPLGWTLLNGEPELSLTFHRMDAQFDTGPLLAHGSAPIEDGDTAEALTDKMMSLGERLLPEVFSRITWGDRGEPQTEQGAGYAGNFGTAERELDWSQPALAVHRRVRACRMASWQEGHPYAALATLEGQRRQVQSTLLTHAPQGVRAAPGTVLMRDGTALLIQCADAPLWVVQSEPWQG, from the coding sequence ATGATGCTTGCCTCCCCTCCTTCCGGCGGTGCACACATCCAATATGACGGCTGGCGCATCGCGCTGTTGACCGTCTCGCCCCTGGTGGTGGCCTCCATGAGCCAGCTGCTCCCGGCCCGGGGCCACACGCTGGCGGCGGTGATGACCACCGGCCCTGGAGGTCCCCGGCCCCGCACGGAGCTGGGCCGGTCGATGATGCACCAGGTGATTCAGCAGATCCCCCCCAGCGCCGACATCCTCCTGCCCAGCCGGCGCGACCGGATCGCCCCCCTGCTGAAGGCCGTCCAGCCGGACCTGATTCTGAGCTTCTTCTTCCCCTGGCGCATCCCACCGGAGGCCCTGGCGCTGCCGCCCCAAGGGGCCCTCAACGCCCACCCGGGCCGGCTGCCGCGCTACCGGGGCCCCAACCCGCTCGGCTGGACGCTGCTCAACGGCGAGCCGGAGCTGAGCCTGACGTTCCACCGGATGGACGCGCAGTTCGACACCGGGCCCCTGCTCGCTCACGGAAGCGCCCCCATCGAGGATGGGGACACGGCGGAGGCCCTGACGGACAAGATGATGAGCCTGGGCGAGCGGCTGCTGCCCGAGGTGTTCAGCCGCATCACCTGGGGAGACCGGGGCGAGCCCCAGACCGAGCAGGGCGCCGGATACGCGGGCAACTTCGGCACCGCCGAGCGCGAGCTCGACTGGAGCCAGCCGGCCCTCGCCGTCCACCGGCGGGTGCGGGCGTGCCGGATGGCCTCATGGCAGGAGGGCCACCCGTACGCCGCGCTCGCGACCCTGGAGGGCCAGCGGCGGCAGGTACAGAGCACGCTCCTGACCCATGCCCCGCAGGGTGTGCGGGCCGCGCCGGGCACCGTCCTGATGCGCGACGGCACGGCCCTGCTCATCCAGTGCGCGGACGCGCCCCTGTGGGTGGTGCAGAGCGAGCCCTGGCAGGGCTGA
- a CDS encoding tetratricopeptide repeat protein, producing MRLNPLLCALSLVAATGCISKPPIHERALYNNELCTQQIAVGDLTRAEVYCDLGLEFSPHYADLWVNKGLISLQAGKKEEAKKHFIKALRFNQEQAQAYQNLGFIYLEEGAYGKAHDNFQRALKVNPDYLEARYNLGLALMKMEKADEAKKEFRTILAVNPNIANAHHNLGIIAYSEGKYEEAVEHIGQAAQLAPDVSNVWNDYGVALMELSRFAEAREAFSTCVRLEAKNPQCLNNLTIAQRKAALVDSAGKEERETLAAENTAEALYTMAVQYSEKGLVAEEERTYKKCLRLDGKYARCHYGLFRLYSEAQKRDAAAIACKNFLKYGVAEEFPSETESCEKFLSNDSY from the coding sequence ATGCGTCTGAATCCCCTGCTCTGCGCACTGTCCCTGGTGGCCGCCACCGGCTGCATCTCCAAGCCCCCCATCCACGAGCGCGCCCTCTACAACAATGAGCTGTGCACCCAGCAGATCGCCGTCGGCGACCTCACGCGCGCCGAAGTCTACTGCGACCTGGGCCTGGAGTTCTCCCCCCACTACGCGGACCTGTGGGTGAACAAGGGGCTCATCAGCCTCCAGGCGGGCAAGAAGGAAGAGGCCAAGAAGCACTTCATCAAGGCCCTGCGCTTCAACCAGGAGCAGGCCCAGGCCTACCAGAACCTCGGCTTCATCTACCTGGAAGAGGGCGCGTACGGCAAAGCGCACGACAACTTCCAGCGCGCCCTGAAGGTCAACCCCGACTACCTCGAGGCCCGCTACAACCTGGGCCTGGCGCTGATGAAGATGGAGAAGGCGGACGAGGCCAAGAAGGAGTTCCGCACCATCCTCGCGGTCAACCCCAACATCGCCAACGCCCACCACAACCTGGGCATCATCGCCTACAGCGAGGGCAAGTATGAGGAGGCCGTGGAGCACATCGGCCAGGCGGCGCAGCTCGCCCCGGACGTGTCCAACGTGTGGAACGACTACGGCGTGGCGCTCATGGAGCTCAGCCGCTTCGCCGAGGCCCGCGAGGCCTTCAGCACCTGCGTGCGCCTGGAGGCCAAGAACCCCCAGTGCCTCAACAACCTGACCATCGCCCAGCGCAAGGCGGCCCTCGTGGACTCGGCCGGCAAGGAGGAGCGCGAGACGCTGGCGGCGGAGAACACCGCCGAGGCGCTCTACACCATGGCGGTGCAGTACAGCGAGAAGGGGCTCGTCGCCGAGGAAGAGCGCACCTACAAGAAGTGCCTGCGGCTGGATGGCAAGTACGCCCGGTGCCACTACGGCCTGTTCCGGCTCTATTCGGAGGCCCAGAAGCGGGATGCCGCGGCCATTGCCTGCAAGAATTTCCTGAAGTACGGCGTGGCCGAGGAGTTCCCTTCCGAGACCGAGTCGTGCGAGAAGTTCCTGTCGAACGACAGCTATTGA
- a CDS encoding tetratricopeptide repeat protein, with translation MKIHHFEKRSAPRASSAPREPEVPSHAHPTLPEMALHTRPTLPEIPLHAHPTLPEFSLQPPGESPTAPPPAPRPSQEAPPARRKRAPAASETRSRKGQSPEDSAEGASAPGVSERLASARRLIAEGKLDAARGVLERLVALGVAGAPVQTLLGGIYLAQGAMDRALACFEEALARDPSDLAALMSRGQVRLSLGELRRAQEDLQTVLESGMAGSPLVEQARQLLERIGELRNRKRR, from the coding sequence GTGAAGATTCACCACTTCGAGAAGCGCTCCGCGCCGCGTGCGTCCTCCGCCCCGCGCGAGCCCGAGGTGCCCTCGCACGCGCACCCCACGCTGCCGGAGATGGCGCTGCACACGCGCCCCACGCTGCCGGAGATTCCGCTGCACGCGCACCCCACGCTGCCGGAGTTCTCCCTGCAGCCGCCCGGCGAGAGCCCCACCGCGCCGCCTCCGGCCCCGCGCCCTTCCCAGGAAGCCCCCCCGGCCCGCAGGAAGCGCGCCCCGGCGGCCTCTGAAACCCGTTCCCGGAAGGGGCAGTCCCCGGAAGACTCTGCGGAGGGGGCCTCGGCCCCTGGGGTGTCAGAGCGCCTGGCCTCCGCGCGCCGCCTCATCGCCGAGGGGAAGCTGGATGCGGCGCGCGGTGTCCTGGAGCGGCTCGTGGCGCTGGGGGTGGCGGGGGCACCGGTGCAGACCCTGCTCGGCGGCATCTACCTGGCCCAGGGGGCGATGGACCGGGCGCTGGCGTGCTTCGAGGAGGCGCTCGCGCGGGACCCTTCGGATCTGGCCGCGCTGATGTCCCGGGGGCAGGTCCGCCTGAGCCTGGGCGAGCTGCGCCGGGCTCAGGAGGATCTGCAGACGGTGCTGGAGTCCGGCATGGCGGGCAGCCCACTCGTGGAGCAGGCCCGGCAGCTCCTGGAGCGCATCGGCGAGCTGCGCAACCGCAAGCGGCGGTGA
- the sctV gene encoding type III secretion system export apparatus subunit SctV gives MVSNPNSFLSKYSDIVLALVVVAIVGMMIVPLPTLLLDVLLTLNISISVVLLLISLYVPGALQLSVFPTLLLITTMFRLSLTISTTRLILLTGDPGEVVVAFGKFVVQGNFVVGAIIFVILTVVNFIVISKGSERVAEVAARFTLDAMPGKQMSIDADLRAGSLDLEQGKKKRRDLERESQLFGAMDGAMKFVKGDAIASIIITVINIVGGLIIGVMQKGMEVGAAAQKYSLLTIGDGLVGMIPAILISTCAGIIVTRVGGEEEGNHLGKDVGIQLTAYPKAIAIAAGMLCVLAAIPGLPTVPFLALGGAAGFGAWKMLRTKEAAAVAEEAGGLVPSESPNGTPASTEPPPKEQLNPESEVFVPVVTPIVLEVSDALVSFVDSRQDNGRFLFELIPFMRDGLFVELGVRFPGVRARGNASLPQGAYQIQINEVPVVTGQTTIGHVLVNDTVDRLKLMNITGFEAINPATRQPAAWVPEQYRETLEAAGLTTWDVPGYMILHLAAVLRRNAREFVGVQEAQTMLDQLEKAFPAIIKEVVPKVVNVLKLTDILQRLVEEEISVRDLRGVLQALSEYGQVEADNVMLTEHVRSSLRRYISHKYARGTGTLVVYLLDPQIEEAIRGSIKRTSAGTHLALEPELAQEIVQAVKAECGHLPPSAQRPVILTAMDIRRYVRKLLEYEFNPPFSVLSYQELAPDLNIQPVARISTR, from the coding sequence ATGGTATCCAATCCCAACAGCTTTCTCTCCAAATACTCCGACATCGTCCTCGCGCTGGTGGTGGTCGCCATCGTCGGGATGATGATCGTCCCGCTGCCCACCCTGCTGCTGGACGTGCTGCTGACGCTGAACATCAGCATCTCGGTGGTGTTGCTGCTCATCTCGCTCTACGTGCCCGGAGCGCTCCAGCTGTCGGTGTTCCCGACGCTGCTGCTCATCACCACCATGTTCCGGCTGTCGCTCACCATCTCCACCACCCGGCTCATCCTGCTCACAGGAGACCCGGGCGAGGTGGTGGTGGCGTTCGGAAAGTTCGTGGTCCAGGGCAACTTCGTCGTCGGTGCCATCATCTTCGTCATCCTCACGGTGGTGAACTTCATCGTGATTTCGAAGGGCTCCGAGCGTGTGGCCGAAGTGGCCGCCCGCTTCACCCTGGACGCCATGCCCGGCAAGCAGATGTCCATCGACGCCGACCTGCGCGCCGGCTCGCTCGACCTGGAGCAGGGCAAGAAGAAGCGCCGCGACCTGGAGCGCGAGAGCCAGCTGTTCGGCGCCATGGACGGCGCCATGAAGTTCGTCAAGGGCGACGCCATCGCCTCCATCATCATCACCGTCATCAACATTGTCGGTGGCCTCATCATCGGCGTGATGCAGAAGGGCATGGAGGTGGGCGCCGCCGCCCAGAAGTACTCGCTGCTCACCATCGGTGACGGTCTGGTGGGCATGATCCCCGCCATCCTCATCTCCACCTGCGCCGGTATCATCGTGACGCGCGTGGGCGGCGAGGAGGAGGGCAACCACCTGGGCAAGGACGTGGGCATCCAGCTCACCGCCTACCCGAAGGCCATCGCCATCGCGGCCGGCATGCTCTGCGTCCTGGCCGCCATCCCGGGTCTTCCCACCGTGCCCTTCCTCGCCCTGGGCGGGGCCGCGGGCTTCGGCGCCTGGAAGATGCTCCGGACGAAAGAGGCGGCCGCCGTGGCGGAGGAGGCGGGCGGTCTGGTGCCCTCCGAGTCTCCCAACGGCACGCCGGCCTCCACCGAGCCGCCGCCCAAGGAGCAGCTCAACCCCGAGTCCGAGGTGTTCGTCCCCGTCGTCACCCCCATCGTGCTGGAGGTGTCCGACGCGCTGGTGTCCTTCGTGGACTCGCGGCAGGACAACGGCCGGTTCCTCTTCGAGCTCATCCCGTTCATGCGCGATGGCCTCTTCGTGGAGCTGGGCGTGCGCTTCCCCGGCGTGCGCGCCCGCGGCAACGCGAGCCTGCCCCAGGGCGCCTACCAGATTCAGATCAACGAGGTGCCGGTCGTCACCGGGCAGACCACCATCGGCCACGTGCTGGTGAACGACACCGTGGACCGGCTGAAGCTGATGAACATCACCGGCTTCGAGGCCATCAACCCGGCCACCCGCCAGCCCGCCGCCTGGGTCCCCGAGCAGTACCGGGAGACGCTCGAGGCCGCGGGGCTCACCACCTGGGATGTGCCCGGGTACATGATTCTCCACCTGGCCGCGGTCCTGCGCCGCAATGCCCGCGAGTTCGTGGGCGTGCAGGAAGCCCAGACGATGCTGGACCAGCTGGAGAAGGCCTTCCCCGCCATCATCAAGGAGGTGGTGCCCAAGGTCGTCAACGTGCTGAAGCTCACGGACATCCTCCAGCGGCTCGTGGAGGAAGAAATCTCCGTGCGTGACTTGCGCGGCGTCCTTCAGGCCCTGTCCGAGTACGGCCAGGTGGAAGCCGACAACGTGATGCTCACCGAGCACGTGCGCTCGTCCCTGCGGCGCTACATCTCCCACAAGTACGCGCGCGGCACCGGCACCCTGGTCGTCTACCTGTTGGATCCGCAAATCGAGGAGGCCATCCGGGGCTCCATCAAGCGCACCTCCGCGGGCACGCACCTGGCCCTGGAGCCGGAGCTGGCGCAGGAAATCGTCCAGGCCGTCAAGGCCGAGTGCGGCCACCTGCCTCCGAGCGCCCAGCGCCCCGTCATCCTCACGGCCATGGACATCCGGCGCTACGTGCGCAAGCTGCTGGAGTACGAGTTCAACCCGCCGTTCTCCGTGCTCAGCTACCAGGAGCTCGCGCCGGATCTCAACATCCAGCCCGTGGCGCGCATCTCCACCCGGTAG
- a CDS encoding Ig-like domain-containing protein codes for MLRLPCPLLLAVGLLWGPLVGCGGGDTSPAVDAGPPPPDAGPPDAGPPDAGPLDRVPPIVTSHAPASGAVAVPPDRRIELVFSEPMQTQEGLLQLLPETAFPDNGRVKVRPQDWDASGRQVSFAFPGGLPLETEVTVTASQFLDVAGNPLPAAFTFRFTVSDGQPPRVTATTPSEGASRVPLNTAQVSFTFNEPMDTRVGSLAPQGGLTLGPATWADARVLTAPITSTLVNNGQYAVRLEGFRNVHGQAFSGVPTLGDGKLDFGTGPDLTPPTVVSASPAEGARDVATEYTTRVVLTFSEPMKKSVGKAELVDGSTRTVLSPLWTGDGFSVSYDVTFLLRHNAALGIALTGFQDAVGNALDPKPYLGNGVLDFRTVLDTTRPYLESSNPVDDAQDVYPAEVYLTGGTPATGLRKRFTFVFSEPMDTSVSRVTLHETASPGTFRSFNGTWATDRRTLTVTVTAVATGQLPVAETRAYYMDLTGLKDAAGNTVETTFPGPGGDGRIGFLTLADLPWLDHACAHALAVTPTAVTATATFSGASPRTDALHGHYTVTLPGGNGSFTGYTRMRLGFERLYHAFLNREVPLEVTDATNGAVLEVTLEPVPSACNELTHMATFRSTANPELRARFGPAPAAAFRLVLEEHD; via the coding sequence ATGCTCCGCCTGCCGTGTCCCTTGCTGCTCGCCGTTGGTTTGCTCTGGGGGCCCCTCGTGGGGTGTGGGGGCGGGGACACGTCTCCGGCGGTGGACGCAGGGCCTCCGCCGCCGGACGCGGGGCCCCCGGATGCGGGCCCGCCCGACGCGGGGCCCCTGGACCGGGTGCCCCCCATCGTGACGTCGCACGCGCCCGCCTCGGGCGCGGTCGCCGTGCCGCCGGATCGCCGCATCGAGCTGGTCTTCAGCGAGCCGATGCAGACCCAGGAAGGCCTGCTGCAGCTCCTGCCGGAGACGGCCTTTCCGGACAACGGCCGGGTGAAGGTCCGTCCCCAGGATTGGGATGCCTCGGGCCGCCAGGTGTCCTTCGCGTTCCCGGGCGGGCTGCCGCTGGAGACCGAAGTCACGGTCACCGCCTCGCAGTTCCTGGACGTGGCCGGCAACCCGCTGCCCGCGGCCTTCACCTTCCGCTTCACGGTGAGCGATGGCCAGCCCCCCCGGGTGACGGCCACCACGCCCAGCGAGGGCGCCAGCCGCGTGCCCCTCAACACCGCGCAGGTGTCCTTCACCTTCAATGAGCCCATGGATACCCGCGTGGGCTCGCTCGCGCCTCAGGGCGGGCTCACCCTGGGCCCGGCCACGTGGGCGGACGCCCGGGTGCTCACGGCGCCCATCACCAGCACCCTGGTGAACAACGGGCAGTACGCCGTGCGGCTCGAAGGGTTCCGCAACGTCCACGGCCAGGCGTTCAGCGGGGTGCCCACCCTGGGCGATGGGAAGCTGGACTTCGGCACGGGCCCGGACCTCACCCCGCCCACGGTGGTGAGCGCGAGCCCCGCCGAGGGCGCCCGGGACGTGGCGACCGAGTACACCACCCGGGTGGTGCTCACCTTCAGCGAGCCTATGAAGAAGTCCGTGGGCAAGGCCGAGCTGGTGGACGGCTCCACCCGCACGGTGCTCTCGCCCCTGTGGACGGGGGATGGCTTCAGCGTCAGCTATGACGTGACGTTCCTGCTGCGCCACAACGCGGCGCTGGGCATCGCCCTGACCGGGTTCCAGGACGCGGTGGGCAACGCGCTGGACCCGAAGCCCTACCTGGGCAACGGGGTGCTCGACTTCCGGACGGTGCTGGACACCACGCGGCCCTACCTGGAGAGCTCGAATCCCGTGGATGACGCCCAGGATGTGTACCCGGCCGAGGTGTACCTCACCGGCGGCACCCCCGCGACGGGCCTGCGCAAGCGCTTCACCTTCGTGTTCAGCGAGCCGATGGACACGAGCGTGAGCCGCGTCACGCTGCACGAGACGGCCTCCCCGGGCACCTTCCGCAGCTTCAACGGCACCTGGGCCACCGACCGGAGGACGCTGACCGTCACCGTCACCGCGGTGGCCACCGGGCAGCTCCCCGTGGCCGAGACGCGCGCCTATTACATGGACCTCACCGGCCTGAAGGATGCCGCGGGCAACACCGTGGAGACGACGTTCCCGGGGCCCGGGGGGGATGGCCGGATTGGCTTCCTCACGCTGGCGGACCTGCCGTGGCTCGACCATGCGTGCGCGCACGCGCTCGCGGTGACCCCCACGGCCGTCACGGCCACCGCCACCTTCTCGGGGGCCTCGCCGCGCACGGACGCGCTCCACGGGCACTACACCGTGACCCTTCCCGGCGGGAACGGGAGCTTCACGGGCTACACCCGGATGCGGCTGGGCTTCGAGCGGCTCTACCACGCCTTCCTGAACCGGGAGGTGCCCCTGGAGGTGACGGACGCGACGAACGGCGCGGTGCTCGAGGTGACGCTGGAGCCCGTGCCGTCCGCCTGCAACGAGCTCACGCACATGGCCACCTTCCGCTCCACCGCCAACCCGGAGCTGCGGGCCCGCTTTGGCCCGGCCCCGGCCGCCGCCTTCCGCCTCGTGCTGGAGGAGCACGACTGA
- a CDS encoding tetratricopeptide repeat protein: MSDKTQEKAKSTTRELSQEDAEKLIGGEITPGEFLGLSNERLYKIATLGHGMLKSGQLPQALEIFEGLTAASPYDSVFHCNLAATYARLERFDEAKSSYTRALELNIANVDALVGRGELFLRESKVPEALKDITKALELDPKAERDTTKRARATLMVLQRMAEGK; the protein is encoded by the coding sequence TTGAGCGACAAAACCCAAGAGAAGGCCAAGAGCACCACCCGCGAGCTGAGCCAGGAGGATGCGGAGAAACTCATCGGTGGCGAAATCACGCCCGGCGAGTTCCTCGGCCTCTCCAACGAGCGGCTCTACAAGATCGCCACGCTGGGCCACGGGATGTTGAAGTCGGGCCAGCTCCCGCAGGCCCTGGAGATCTTCGAGGGCCTGACCGCGGCCTCGCCCTACGACAGCGTGTTTCACTGCAACCTGGCCGCCACCTACGCGCGGCTGGAGCGCTTCGATGAGGCGAAGAGCTCCTACACGCGCGCCCTCGAGCTGAACATCGCCAACGTGGACGCGCTCGTGGGCCGCGGAGAGCTGTTCCTGCGCGAGAGCAAGGTGCCCGAGGCGCTCAAGGACATCACCAAGGCCCTGGAACTGGACCCCAAGGCGGAGCGCGACACCACCAAGCGGGCGCGGGCCACGCTGATGGTGCTCCAGCGGATGGCCGAGGGGAAGTGA
- a CDS encoding methyltransferase domain-containing protein, translated as MELTRAQEIFDQLYGNLPGYEIARAEKQRTGRGDASTTYGEVVPGPFHEVVAAVSPQPGEQFIDLGSGTGKATILAAMLFPFSRVVGVELLPGLGDAARQVLQRYDAEVRPQLPPGQQAQRIEFIDGDMLELDFRDYDVVFAHGTCYGPQLMQQLAVKLEELKPGARAVIAGQTIQSPAFSVLGMKVMRADWGSSITALYQRR; from the coding sequence ATGGAACTCACGCGCGCGCAAGAGATCTTCGACCAGCTCTACGGCAACCTCCCCGGCTACGAAATCGCCCGGGCGGAGAAGCAGCGGACGGGCCGGGGGGATGCCTCTACCACGTACGGGGAAGTCGTCCCGGGCCCGTTCCACGAGGTGGTGGCGGCCGTCTCGCCGCAGCCGGGCGAGCAGTTCATCGATCTCGGCTCGGGCACGGGCAAGGCGACGATCCTGGCGGCCATGCTCTTTCCGTTCAGCCGCGTGGTGGGCGTGGAGCTGCTGCCCGGGCTGGGCGACGCGGCCCGGCAGGTGCTCCAGCGCTATGACGCGGAGGTGCGCCCACAGCTGCCGCCCGGGCAGCAGGCCCAGCGCATCGAGTTCATCGACGGGGACATGCTGGAGCTGGACTTCCGGGACTACGACGTCGTCTTCGCCCACGGCACCTGCTACGGCCCGCAGCTGATGCAGCAGCTCGCCGTGAAGCTGGAGGAGCTGAAGCCGGGGGCGCGGGCCGTCATTGCCGGGCAGACGATTCAGTCCCCGGCCTTCAGCGTGCTGGGCATGAAGGTGATGCGGGCCGACTGGGGCTCCAGCATCACCGCCCTGTACCAGCGGCGGTGA
- a CDS encoding tetratricopeptide repeat protein, with protein MANPDNGTTGPELLERAMEGFEFYEQGDYASARSIFEELCARDPREAYYRTALGAICLAEDELDQALDNFNQALTLNAKDAAALVNRGEVRLRLGDIVDAAQDFARAVDLDPENKDPLTLRARLLVAAALETIEAAQRSAHAEWK; from the coding sequence ATGGCGAACCCCGACAATGGAACCACCGGGCCCGAATTGCTCGAGAGGGCCATGGAGGGCTTCGAGTTCTACGAGCAGGGGGACTACGCCAGCGCCCGCTCCATCTTCGAGGAACTCTGCGCCAGGGACCCTCGCGAGGCGTACTACCGGACGGCGCTGGGGGCCATTTGCCTCGCGGAGGATGAGCTCGACCAGGCGCTGGACAACTTCAATCAGGCCCTGACGCTCAACGCCAAGGATGCCGCGGCGCTCGTGAACCGTGGCGAGGTGCGGTTACGGCTGGGAGACATCGTGGATGCGGCCCAGGACTTTGCCCGGGCCGTGGATTTGGATCCCGAGAACAAGGATCCGCTCACCTTGCGTGCGCGCCTGCTGGTGGCCGCGGCCCTGGAGACCATCGAGGCCGCTCAGCGCAGTGCCCACGCCGAATGGAAGTAG
- a CDS encoding RDD family protein — MTSPQATLLDGSHNVLTPEYVEFRFTLAGLCSRFLAWGVDTLIVAVGCSAILLGLNRALAFFPGFASALSIVIYFLVDWGYGITLETVWSGQTVGKRLLSLRVIQESGVRIGFYHAALRNLARPVDRLPFLYLVGGCSALLSGSHQRLGDMLAGTIVVRERRLKVPSALGVPAEEGLLADSLFVSRAKKLSTEERDVLFSAALRRDELSLEARLRLFAALGARLQDVLAMEKPSHLSDEKWSLLVATALLPSPSARGRGAGARMRPPTAR, encoded by the coding sequence GTGACGTCCCCGCAAGCGACCCTGCTCGACGGCAGCCATAACGTTCTCACCCCCGAGTACGTGGAGTTCCGCTTCACGCTCGCGGGGCTCTGCTCGCGCTTTCTCGCTTGGGGGGTGGACACCCTCATCGTGGCCGTGGGCTGCTCGGCCATCTTGTTGGGGCTCAACAGGGCGTTGGCCTTCTTCCCAGGCTTCGCCAGCGCGCTGAGCATCGTCATCTACTTCCTGGTGGACTGGGGCTACGGCATCACCCTGGAGACGGTCTGGAGCGGCCAGACGGTGGGCAAGCGGCTGCTCTCCCTGCGCGTCATCCAGGAGAGCGGGGTGCGCATCGGCTTCTACCATGCGGCGCTGCGCAACCTGGCCCGGCCGGTGGACCGGCTGCCCTTCCTGTACCTCGTGGGGGGCTGCTCCGCCCTCCTGTCCGGCTCGCACCAGCGGCTGGGGGACATGCTGGCCGGCACCATCGTCGTCCGGGAGCGGCGCCTGAAGGTGCCCTCGGCGCTGGGCGTCCCCGCCGAGGAGGGGCTGCTGGCCGACAGCCTCTTCGTCTCCCGGGCGAAGAAGCTCTCCACGGAGGAGCGGGACGTCCTCTTCTCCGCGGCCCTGCGCCGGGACGAGCTGAGCCTGGAGGCCCGGCTGCGGCTCTTCGCCGCGCTGGGCGCGCGGCTTCAGGACGTGCTGGCCATGGAGAAGCCCTCCCACCTCTCCGACGAGAAGTGGTCGCTGCTGGTGGCCACCGCCCTGCTCCCCTCGCCTTCCGCCCGGGGCCGTGGGGCCGGTGCGCGGATGCGCCCGCCCACGGCCCGCTGA